One region of Nitrospira sp. genomic DNA includes:
- a CDS encoding HAD hydrolase-like protein gives MLSHRSAAAHQSVDWSRIDDVLLDMDGTLLDRHFDNFFFEEELPRRYAAKHALTFEAARDRLMAMYRSVEGELAWTDLHYWSERVDIDVVAMHRELDHMIGFLPDAEEFLSSLRRLGKRVTILTNAHRAGVDVKTAKTGLDRHVDRIVDAFEVGWLKMRSEYWPTCRQLVGFDPARALYIDDDEQCLAAAEDFGIGRIFHRSRSSSQASAVPSARFTSIEHFHAILPG, from the coding sequence ATGCTGTCACATCGCTCAGCCGCTGCCCATCAGTCCGTCGATTGGAGTCGGATCGACGATGTGTTGCTCGACATGGACGGCACGTTACTCGACCGTCATTTCGACAACTTTTTCTTCGAGGAAGAACTGCCGAGGCGGTATGCGGCGAAGCATGCGCTGACCTTCGAGGCCGCCCGGGATCGCTTGATGGCCATGTATCGTTCCGTCGAAGGGGAATTGGCCTGGACGGATTTACATTATTGGTCGGAGCGGGTAGACATCGATGTGGTGGCGATGCATCGCGAACTCGACCACATGATCGGGTTTCTTCCCGATGCCGAGGAGTTTCTTTCATCCTTGCGTCGATTGGGGAAGCGCGTGACGATCCTGACGAACGCGCATCGGGCAGGAGTGGATGTGAAAACTGCCAAGACGGGGCTGGATCGGCATGTCGATCGTATCGTGGATGCCTTCGAGGTGGGGTGGCTCAAGATGCGATCGGAGTATTGGCCGACCTGCCGGCAACTGGTGGGATTTGATCCTGCACGGGCGCTCTACATCGACGACGATGAGCAATGTCTGGCTGCGGCGGAAGATTTCGGGATCGGCCGGATTTTTCACCGCTCCAGGTCGAGTTCTCAGGCGTCAGCCGTTCCTTCCGCGCGGTTTACCTCCATCGAACATTTCCACGCGATCCTGCCCGGCTAA
- a CDS encoding PAS domain-containing protein — translation MFIGQPDLAAPAAPTSSAETGLIVLSMDGRILYTNERAREFARHFTNEPRRLQTSETASLRHPLMDLFHDVLAKLEKHIAAEDWSQFEITRLTRWGGGTVRLRGFGMPDQARRQQSRIVLTIHHQSGPTP, via the coding sequence ATGTTCATCGGACAACCAGATCTCGCCGCACCCGCCGCACCGACCTCGTCGGCCGAGACCGGCCTCATCGTCCTTTCCATGGACGGTCGTATTCTCTACACCAACGAGCGGGCACGCGAGTTCGCACGCCATTTCACGAACGAGCCGCGCCGGCTGCAGACCTCCGAGACCGCATCACTCCGCCATCCGTTGATGGACCTGTTTCATGACGTGCTGGCCAAGTTGGAGAAACACATCGCGGCAGAAGACTGGAGCCAATTCGAAATCACCCGCCTGACCCGATGGGGCGGCGGCACAGTGCGCCTCCGGGGATTCGGCATGCCAGATCAAGCCAGACGCCAACAGTCACGTATCGTCCTGACAATCCATCACCAATCAGGCCCAACCCCCTAG
- a CDS encoding cytochrome c — protein MITPTGARPAEGARDESQNDQRRRSPQPSVPSILGPLLLTLLLTCGGTGVLLAQPSETLDHGQAIYRAHCMECHGTTGKGDGAKAPFLSPRPGNLISAATSAKTDTELLRTIAQGKPRTAMPAWKNVLPAEDQQAVLQYIRSLVRFTRPLTPPPPGP, from the coding sequence ATGATCACGCCGACCGGAGCACGACCGGCAGAGGGGGCGAGAGACGAGTCGCAGAATGATCAGCGGCGTCGCTCGCCGCAACCATCTGTTCCTTCGATTTTAGGCCCCCTCCTGCTCACCCTTCTATTGACCTGCGGTGGAACCGGCGTCCTGCTCGCCCAGCCGTCAGAAACACTCGACCACGGGCAAGCCATCTACCGTGCGCATTGCATGGAGTGCCATGGCACAACCGGCAAGGGCGATGGGGCCAAGGCCCCGTTTCTGTCCCCTCGACCGGGCAATCTCATCTCGGCGGCCACCTCTGCCAAAACGGATACAGAGCTGCTCCGCACCATCGCCCAAGGAAAGCCCCGCACGGCCATGCCGGCCTGGAAGAACGTGCTGCCTGCCGAGGACCAGCAGGCCGTTCTCCAATACATCCGTTCCTTGGTCCGGTTTACCCGGCCACTCACACCCCCTCCCCCGGGTCCGTGA
- a CDS encoding RNA polymerase sigma factor, with protein sequence MASRKNSRPEIPDGRGVSPSTSAPFDQLYRDHVDVMYRFAYRLCGEAEAAKDLVQETFLNAYRAYDRFRGDAQVSTWLYAIASHACQRMRRKRKGEPERELSLTEFVPTSEGEFSLQIPMEGLSPQEALENKELRQILDRAIAKLPRKYRMVLVLRDMEGLSAKEVGSILGLNERAIKSRLHRARLFVRKELSGKGLAAEFHPYITTGH encoded by the coding sequence ATGGCATCACGGAAGAACAGTCGGCCGGAAATCCCCGACGGGCGCGGCGTCTCCCCCTCCACCTCCGCTCCATTCGATCAGCTGTATCGTGATCACGTCGACGTGATGTACCGCTTTGCCTATCGGCTGTGCGGTGAAGCCGAGGCGGCCAAAGATCTGGTCCAGGAAACGTTTCTGAATGCCTATCGCGCGTACGACCGATTTCGTGGCGACGCGCAGGTCTCGACCTGGCTGTACGCCATCGCCTCCCATGCCTGTCAACGTATGCGGCGGAAACGCAAAGGCGAACCGGAGCGCGAGTTATCCCTGACCGAATTCGTTCCGACATCGGAGGGCGAGTTTTCCCTGCAGATCCCGATGGAGGGCCTCAGCCCTCAAGAAGCGCTTGAAAATAAAGAATTGCGGCAGATACTCGATCGCGCCATCGCAAAGTTGCCGCGCAAATACCGGATGGTGTTGGTGCTCCGCGACATGGAAGGATTGAGCGCCAAAGAAGTGGGCAGCATTCTCGGGCTCAACGAACGGGCGATCAAATCGAGGCTGCATCGAGCCCGCCTCTTTGTCCGCAAGGAACTCAGCGGCAAAGGATTGGCGGCAGAATTTCATCCGTACATTACCACCGGGCACTGA
- the der gene encoding ribosome biogenesis GTPase Der: protein MLPSRTMSRTKQTRGPVAPLFTLEGGRLPIIALIGRPNVGKSTLFNRILGTRAAIVDDVPGVTRDRNYADSTYRNRRFRLVDTGGLDPTASEGMLSLIRQQSQLAIAEADILVLVLDARSGLTPADEEVVQTLRGSDKPVYYVINKIDTPKADPLVADFYRLGQEQLYPLSAEHGIGVAELLDDLFSHMAEPLDEEATSDTPRIAIVGRPNVGKSTLVNSVLGEARVVVSDVPGTTRDPVDSVATFKDRQYVLTDTAGIRRRGRVERGIEGYSVARSLRAIGRSDIAVLLLDAEEGVTEQDTKIAGLVLKQGRACILIVNKWDLKADDVHAREAYKQDLERRFPFLAWAPVLFISALEPDFLRGLFALIDQVYFSFCKRVPTGPLNQFFQGLLEEHPLPVRKGKPAKASKSAFMTQVATRPPAFALFVGHPDNMTPAYLRFLENQIRKEYHFSGTPVRLMTRKK from the coding sequence ATGCTACCGTCGCGCACCATGTCACGCACCAAACAGACGCGCGGTCCTGTGGCCCCGCTCTTCACCCTTGAGGGCGGCCGGCTGCCCATTATCGCCCTCATCGGGCGGCCCAATGTCGGGAAATCGACGCTCTTCAACCGCATTCTCGGCACGCGGGCGGCGATCGTGGACGATGTGCCGGGCGTGACGCGGGATCGCAACTACGCCGATTCGACCTATCGCAATCGCCGCTTCCGTTTGGTGGATACGGGCGGGCTGGACCCGACAGCCAGCGAAGGCATGTTGTCCCTGATCCGGCAACAATCCCAACTCGCCATCGCCGAGGCGGATATTCTCGTCCTGGTTCTGGATGCCCGTTCAGGCCTGACGCCGGCCGATGAAGAAGTCGTACAAACCCTGCGCGGCTCCGATAAACCCGTCTATTACGTGATCAACAAAATCGATACCCCGAAGGCCGATCCGCTGGTCGCCGATTTCTATCGCCTCGGGCAGGAGCAGCTGTATCCCCTGTCGGCCGAACATGGCATCGGCGTCGCCGAGTTGCTGGACGATCTCTTCTCGCACATGGCCGAACCCCTCGACGAAGAAGCCACGAGCGACACGCCCCGCATCGCCATCGTCGGACGTCCGAATGTCGGCAAATCCACCTTGGTCAACTCAGTCCTCGGCGAAGCGCGCGTCGTCGTCAGCGATGTGCCGGGCACGACGCGTGATCCCGTCGACTCGGTCGCGACATTCAAAGACCGGCAGTATGTGCTGACCGATACGGCCGGCATCCGCCGCCGTGGTCGTGTGGAACGAGGCATCGAGGGCTACAGCGTCGCCCGATCCCTGCGCGCCATCGGCCGATCAGACATCGCTGTACTGCTACTGGATGCGGAAGAAGGCGTCACCGAGCAAGACACCAAAATTGCGGGCCTCGTTCTCAAACAAGGACGCGCCTGCATTCTCATCGTCAACAAGTGGGACCTCAAGGCCGATGACGTGCACGCGCGCGAGGCCTACAAACAAGATCTTGAACGTCGCTTCCCGTTCCTCGCCTGGGCGCCGGTGCTGTTCATTTCGGCGCTGGAACCGGATTTTCTGCGCGGCTTGTTCGCCTTGATCGACCAGGTCTATTTCTCATTCTGTAAACGGGTCCCCACCGGCCCCCTGAATCAATTCTTTCAGGGTCTGCTGGAAGAACATCCGTTGCCGGTCAGGAAAGGAAAGCCGGCCAAAGCCAGCAAATCGGCATTCATGACGCAAGTTGCGACACGGCCTCCCGCATTCGCCCTCTTTGTGGGACATCCCGACAATATGACCCCGGCCTACCTCCGTTTCCTCGAAAACCAGATCAGGAAGGAATATCATTTCTCCGGCACGCCCGTTCGACTGATGACCAGAAAAAAATGA
- a CDS encoding NAD(P)-dependent alcohol dehydrogenase → MIDVHGYAALNAQSPLTPFRFSRREVGRQDVLIKIQYCGICHSDVHQARDEWGGSLFPMVPGHEIVGTVEKVGASVKQFTVGQTVGVGCFVDSCRTCPACKKGLEQYCEGHLAFTYNGKERDGVTPTYGGYSTKVVVDQRYIVRIPKRLRPEEAAPLLCAGITTYSPLRHWGVGKKHRLAVVGLGGLGHMAVKIGKALGAHVTVLSHSDKKRLDAKRLGAKDFYKTSDPDTFTTLNKQFDFILDTVSAPHDLNAYLELLKTDGTMILVGAPDKPAELGAFPLIMRRRRLVGSLIGGIKETQEMLDFCGTHKFGADVEVIPIQQVNAAYDRLVRGDVRYRFVIDMSSLT, encoded by the coding sequence ATGATCGACGTCCACGGGTATGCTGCACTCAACGCTCAATCCCCACTCACGCCGTTCAGATTTTCACGCCGCGAAGTGGGCAGACAGGATGTATTGATCAAGATCCAGTACTGCGGGATTTGCCATTCGGATGTGCACCAGGCGCGGGATGAATGGGGCGGATCACTCTTTCCGATGGTGCCCGGACATGAAATCGTCGGCACCGTCGAAAAGGTCGGGGCCTCCGTCAAACAATTCACCGTCGGTCAAACCGTGGGGGTCGGCTGCTTCGTCGATTCCTGCCGGACATGCCCAGCCTGCAAGAAAGGCCTGGAGCAATATTGCGAAGGCCACCTCGCCTTCACCTATAACGGCAAAGAGCGGGACGGCGTCACACCCACCTACGGCGGATATTCCACCAAGGTCGTCGTCGATCAACGCTATATCGTGCGGATTCCCAAACGGTTGCGCCCTGAAGAAGCGGCGCCGCTCTTGTGCGCTGGTATCACCACCTACTCCCCCTTGCGGCACTGGGGGGTGGGCAAGAAGCATCGGCTCGCTGTGGTCGGGTTAGGTGGCCTCGGGCACATGGCCGTCAAAATCGGCAAGGCGCTCGGCGCTCACGTGACGGTTCTCAGCCACTCCGATAAAAAGCGGCTCGATGCCAAGCGATTAGGCGCCAAAGACTTCTATAAGACGTCTGATCCGGACACGTTCACGACCCTCAACAAACAGTTCGATTTCATTCTGGACACCGTGTCGGCACCTCATGACCTCAATGCCTATCTGGAATTGCTGAAGACCGACGGCACCATGATCCTGGTCGGGGCTCCGGATAAGCCCGCGGAGCTCGGCGCCTTTCCTCTGATCATGCGCCGACGGCGACTGGTCGGATCGTTGATCGGCGGGATCAAGGAGACTCAAGAGATGCTCGACTTCTGCGGCACACACAAGTTCGGCGCAGATGTGGAAGTCATTCCCATCCAGCAGGTGAACGCCGCCTACGACCGTCTTGTTCGGGGCGACGTGCGTTATCGCTTCGTGATCGATATGAGTTCCCTGACGTAG
- a CDS encoding zf-HC2 domain-containing protein, with protein sequence MADRVRTYPGTRKPALHQGHGKRNCVKVLERLSAYLDDELSGDVCQEIRAHLGDCPNCEVFLDSLRQTVQLCRNRPSPALSQNDRANLRRQILKAAATA encoded by the coding sequence ATGGCTGATCGCGTACGCACATATCCAGGCACCCGCAAGCCCGCCCTCCACCAGGGTCACGGAAAACGAAATTGCGTGAAAGTGCTCGAACGGCTGTCTGCCTATCTGGACGACGAGCTTTCCGGTGACGTCTGTCAGGAAATTCGCGCCCACCTAGGCGACTGTCCGAATTGCGAAGTGTTTCTCGACTCCCTGCGCCAAACCGTGCAGCTCTGCCGCAACCGTCCTTCCCCGGCACTCTCCCAAAACGATCGTGCGAACCTCCGCCGGCAGATTTTGAAGGCTGCGGCCACGGCATAA
- a CDS encoding M20/M25/M40 family metallo-hydrolase — protein sequence MSDLQRQLDTYIKDIRPRYEDMLGQAVEIPSISMDPRHAPDVGRMAELAAQYLRAAGAETHIVETPGYPVVSGGWTVDPSYPTVTVYNHMDVQPAQEPEWKQAPFAFQNDNGIYRGRGATDDKGPALAALFGARYAIEQGVPINVRFLWELEEENGSPSFAAAIKNRAAIPRPDSVVISDTIWLSKNQPAMPYGLRGLLGARLVLRTGSKDAHSGVTGGAARNPLAELMDIVHACVDAKTGKVKIPSFYDDVVEPTKAEIKSFLQSGFQVSKFKQAYGFKTLRTHDPAEVMRRIWAAPTFEVHGLVGGYHGPGVKTVVPGHGELKVSMRLVPNQTPEKAFALLKKHVAKLNPEVKVEREGMLHPFRGVFDGPYVDAVKRAVKAGFGKEPAFIREGGSIGAVVTMQKAWKVPILFMGLSLPEHGYHAPNEYFDWGQASGGMKAFVHYFSELAAKR from the coding sequence ATGAGCGACTTGCAGCGCCAGTTGGATACGTACATCAAGGACATTCGCCCGCGCTATGAAGACATGCTCGGGCAGGCAGTGGAAATCCCCTCGATCAGCATGGATCCCCGGCATGCGCCGGATGTGGGCAGAATGGCGGAATTGGCCGCGCAATATCTGCGGGCTGCCGGGGCGGAGACGCACATCGTCGAGACCCCGGGCTACCCGGTTGTCTCGGGTGGATGGACGGTCGATCCGAGTTACCCGACCGTGACCGTCTACAATCACATGGATGTGCAGCCGGCGCAGGAGCCGGAATGGAAACAGGCCCCCTTCGCGTTTCAAAACGACAACGGCATCTACCGGGGGCGAGGGGCGACGGACGACAAAGGCCCGGCGTTGGCGGCCTTGTTCGGCGCGCGTTATGCGATCGAGCAGGGGGTGCCCATCAATGTGCGATTCTTGTGGGAACTGGAAGAAGAAAACGGCAGTCCAAGTTTCGCGGCAGCGATCAAGAATCGTGCGGCGATTCCGCGCCCGGACTCGGTGGTGATTTCGGATACGATCTGGCTGTCCAAGAACCAGCCGGCGATGCCCTATGGCTTGCGCGGTTTGCTCGGCGCGCGGCTCGTCCTGCGTACCGGCTCCAAGGATGCCCACTCGGGGGTGACGGGCGGCGCGGCGCGTAATCCGTTGGCCGAGTTGATGGACATCGTCCATGCCTGTGTGGATGCCAAGACCGGTAAGGTGAAAATTCCGAGCTTCTACGATGATGTGGTCGAGCCGACAAAGGCAGAGATCAAGAGTTTCCTGCAGTCTGGATTTCAAGTGAGCAAGTTTAAGCAGGCCTACGGGTTTAAAACGTTGCGCACGCACGATCCGGCGGAGGTCATGCGGCGGATCTGGGCTGCGCCGACGTTTGAGGTGCACGGACTCGTCGGCGGCTATCATGGGCCGGGGGTGAAAACGGTGGTCCCTGGCCATGGGGAGTTGAAGGTCAGCATGCGGCTCGTACCGAATCAGACTCCGGAGAAGGCCTTTGCGCTGCTCAAGAAACATGTCGCCAAGTTAAATCCGGAGGTGAAGGTCGAGCGCGAGGGGATGTTGCATCCGTTCAGAGGCGTGTTTGACGGGCCGTACGTCGATGCGGTGAAGCGCGCCGTGAAGGCCGGATTCGGCAAAGAACCGGCCTTTATTCGCGAAGGTGGCTCGATCGGCGCGGTCGTGACGATGCAGAAGGCCTGGAAAGTTCCGATTCTGTTCATGGGCTTGAGCCTGCCTGAGCACGGCTACCATGCGCCGAACGAATATTTCGACTGGGGCCAGGCCTCAGGCGGGATGAAGGCGTTTGTGCATTATTTTTCGGAACTGGCCGCGAAGCGCTAA
- a CDS encoding PEGA domain-containing protein — MSTEESMPVTARTASASRCAIVATLIASHFSLTGCSIFGGSTQPLMVNSEPPGAQVLINGTAAGTTPLQYQVPRRGDLTVEVHKTGYQTQSRVTGRKLSSTGIVDVIGGALFLLPLLGLIAPGAWEQDPSTLGITLEPDTHQPAQAR; from the coding sequence ATGTCTACGGAGGAGTCCATGCCCGTCACGGCCAGAACCGCCAGCGCAAGTCGTTGTGCCATCGTCGCAACCCTGATCGCGTCTCATTTCAGCCTGACCGGCTGTTCGATTTTCGGTGGAAGCACGCAACCACTGATGGTCAATTCAGAGCCACCCGGCGCACAGGTCCTCATCAATGGCACCGCAGCCGGAACGACGCCGTTGCAGTATCAGGTCCCCCGAAGAGGTGACCTCACCGTCGAAGTGCACAAAACGGGATACCAGACTCAGTCCCGAGTGACGGGCCGGAAGCTCAGTAGCACCGGGATCGTCGATGTCATCGGGGGCGCATTGTTCCTTCTTCCGTTGCTCGGACTGATTGCACCGGGCGCGTGGGAACAGGACCCCTCCACTCTCGGCATCACCCTCGAACCCGACACACATCAGCCGGCCCAGGCGCGTTAG
- a CDS encoding multicopper oxidase domain-containing protein, producing the protein MTVRNTRFRQSVIRTVLGVASVYGVAMQPVDSAFAKVVEVSMTAVETKLVIDGEGHTYDAWTFNGQFPGPVIRVQEGDEVVFSLTNPETNGRPHSMDFHAAETNFLEHYKEVRPGESLQYRFKAKWPGIFAYHCGASPMIQHIARGMMGAIIVDPKDPKALPKADREYVLVQSELFKDPDDVDGMFDRKYQHVVFNGSVFRYDPVHSKAGGDFLDAKPGERVRFYFVNAGPNNVSAVHPIAEIWDDVWESGNPANHTRGVQTQLIPPAGAAILDMVLDNNDGVYPIVTHSLTDALRGAIALLKVDKDARQLPLMPFVTPAK; encoded by the coding sequence ATGACAGTACGTAACACCCGCTTTCGTCAATCTGTGATTCGCACGGTCTTGGGGGTGGCCTCGGTGTATGGCGTGGCCATGCAACCGGTCGACTCCGCCTTCGCGAAAGTCGTCGAAGTGTCCATGACGGCCGTGGAGACCAAACTCGTGATAGATGGCGAGGGACATACATATGACGCTTGGACCTTCAACGGTCAGTTTCCCGGTCCGGTGATTCGCGTGCAGGAAGGCGACGAGGTCGTCTTTTCACTGACGAATCCAGAGACCAACGGTCGCCCCCATTCCATGGATTTTCACGCGGCGGAGACCAACTTCCTGGAGCACTACAAGGAAGTGCGTCCCGGCGAGTCGCTGCAATATCGTTTCAAGGCCAAATGGCCGGGCATCTTCGCCTATCACTGCGGTGCCTCTCCCATGATTCAGCATATTGCGCGCGGCATGATGGGTGCCATTATCGTCGATCCCAAGGATCCCAAGGCACTGCCGAAAGCCGATCGCGAGTATGTGCTGGTGCAGAGCGAACTGTTCAAGGATCCCGACGATGTCGATGGGATGTTCGACCGGAAGTATCAGCATGTGGTGTTTAACGGCTCCGTCTTCCGGTACGATCCTGTGCACAGCAAGGCGGGAGGCGACTTCCTGGACGCCAAGCCGGGTGAGCGGGTCCGGTTCTATTTCGTGAATGCCGGACCGAACAACGTGTCGGCGGTCCATCCGATCGCTGAAATCTGGGATGATGTGTGGGAGAGCGGTAATCCCGCCAACCATACGCGCGGCGTGCAGACGCAGCTGATTCCGCCGGCGGGCGCGGCGATCCTCGATATGGTGCTGGACAACAACGACGGGGTTTACCCGATCGTCACCCACTCCTTGACCGACGCCCTTCGCGGTGCCATTGCCCTGTTGAAGGTGGACAAGGATGCGCGGCAGTTGCCGCTCATGCCGTTTGTCACTCCTGCCAAGTAG